In the Klebsiella aerogenes KCTC 2190 genome, one interval contains:
- a CDS encoding helix-turn-helix domain-containing protein, with protein MKELDIREVATLSGITPSALRFYEKKGLIKPIGRHGLRRQYHENVLNKLELIVLGQAAGFSLSEIAGIFNADGKIAIDNQRLEQRAQEIDNTIRRLQLLSQGLKHAARCTAPEHMQCPEFKKIVAKGIRLLK; from the coding sequence ATGAAAGAACTGGATATCCGCGAGGTCGCGACGCTGTCCGGCATTACTCCTTCAGCGCTGCGTTTTTATGAAAAGAAAGGTTTGATCAAACCGATTGGTCGTCATGGCCTGCGAAGGCAGTACCATGAAAATGTGCTGAATAAGCTGGAACTGATCGTGCTGGGACAGGCCGCCGGCTTTTCGCTTTCTGAAATAGCCGGGATATTTAACGCTGACGGCAAGATAGCCATTGATAACCAACGGCTTGAGCAGCGCGCGCAGGAAATTGATAACACCATTCGTCGGTTACAGCTGTTAAGCCAGGGGCTAAAACACGCCGCCCGCTGTACTGCGCCGGAACATATGCAATGCCCTGAATTTAAAAAAATTGTGGCGAAAGGAATTCGGCTCTTAAAATGA
- a CDS encoding DUF2938 domain-containing protein produces the protein MNIMVVVQILVTGIGATLVMDLWSLFQKHILKIAPLNYALVGRWALWLSLGKVRHNTICATPSLHGERFIGWLCHYLIGIAFAAVPLVLSGADWFYAPTLATALLSGVVTLLAPFLILQPAFGFGVAASRTPRPWLARSLSLLAHLAYGIGLYLAASAYRVMAMSADL, from the coding sequence TTGAATATCATGGTTGTTGTGCAAATTTTAGTAACGGGGATCGGCGCGACGTTAGTCATGGATTTATGGTCGCTCTTTCAGAAGCACATACTCAAGATTGCGCCGCTGAACTATGCGCTGGTCGGGCGCTGGGCGTTATGGCTTTCGCTAGGGAAAGTGCGGCATAACACCATCTGCGCAACCCCTTCGCTACATGGAGAGCGTTTTATCGGCTGGTTATGCCATTATCTGATCGGTATCGCTTTTGCGGCGGTGCCGCTTGTGTTGAGCGGCGCCGATTGGTTTTATGCCCCCACTCTGGCGACAGCGCTGCTGTCAGGGGTCGTAACCTTATTGGCGCCGTTCTTGATCCTGCAGCCCGCATTTGGTTTTGGCGTCGCGGCCTCACGGACTCCCCGACCATGGCTGGCGCGTTCGCTGAGCCTGCTGGCGCACCTGGCCTACGGCATCGGGCTGTATCTGGCGGCGAGCGCTTATAGAGTTATGGCGATGTCAGCTGATCTTTAA
- the flgL gene encoding flagellar hook-associated protein FlgL, with translation MRMSTSMMYQQNMTGITGNQSLFMKAAEQLSTGKKVINPSDDPLAASRAVMLSQSQAENNQYTLARTFARQSVSMEETVLSGATSTISDIKALIVNAGGTESDNDRDSLATQLQGLKDQLLNQANSTDGNGRYLFGGYENDKPPFVDTNGKISYQGGNKTVEQKVDANRTMTIGHTGNSVFMALTSNPKPEPDGSAPVADVFASIDIALEALKTPLQGADDATKQQVNDALAKANRGLDNSYNKVLSVRAELGNQLQEMDQLDSIGKERDMTNQLQMSALTDADLAESISSYFMQQAALQASYKTFSDMQGMSLFQMNR, from the coding sequence ATGCGCATGAGCACCAGCATGATGTACCAACAGAACATGACCGGCATCACCGGCAATCAGTCGCTGTTTATGAAGGCCGCCGAGCAGCTTTCAACCGGCAAGAAGGTGATTAATCCCTCCGACGATCCGCTGGCGGCATCGCGGGCGGTGATGCTGTCGCAATCACAGGCCGAGAACAATCAGTACACCCTGGCGCGCACTTTCGCCCGCCAGAGCGTATCGATGGAAGAGACCGTGCTTTCCGGAGCCACCTCGACGATTTCTGATATCAAGGCGCTGATCGTTAACGCCGGCGGCACCGAGAGCGATAACGACCGCGATTCGCTGGCGACCCAGCTACAGGGGCTGAAGGATCAACTGCTCAACCAGGCCAACAGTACCGACGGCAACGGACGCTACCTGTTTGGCGGCTATGAGAATGATAAGCCGCCGTTTGTCGATACTAACGGCAAGATTAGCTATCAGGGCGGCAATAAAACCGTTGAACAGAAGGTCGACGCCAACCGTACGATGACCATCGGCCATACCGGTAATTCGGTATTTATGGCGCTGACCAGCAATCCGAAGCCGGAGCCGGACGGCAGCGCGCCGGTCGCCGATGTGTTCGCCAGTATCGATATTGCGCTGGAGGCGTTGAAAACGCCGCTGCAGGGGGCCGATGACGCCACCAAACAGCAGGTGAACGATGCGCTGGCGAAGGCCAACCGCGGCCTCGATAACTCCTACAACAAGGTATTGAGCGTGCGCGCCGAGCTGGGTAACCAGCTGCAGGAGATGGATCAACTCGATAGCATCGGTAAAGAGCGTGATATGACCAACCAGCTGCAGATGAGCGCCCTGACCGATGCTGACCTTGCGGAATCTATCTCTTCTTATTTTATGCAGCAGGCGGCGCTGCAGGCATCTTATAAAACCTTCAGCGATATGCAGGGCATGTCGCTGTTTCAGATGAATCGCTAA